Within the Methanobacterium sp. genome, the region AAGGAAATGTCCTATCCCTGAAAAAAACCAGATCATCCCAAATGCCATACCAGAACTCTACTTCTACGACAACAGTGCAGTGGATATAGCCCAAAAATGTAAAACCACCCAACGATGAGAGATGGAAATAACTAAAATCTACAAAATTATATTCTGAAAAAAGCCAAATAGATGTTACAATGAAGATTTTACTTCCGAGAAATTTGAATTTGAACTATTTAGAATTTGGTGTAGGTAATCCAGTTGTGTTGATACATGGCATGGGTAGTGACCACACTGTATGGGAAGGTTTAATACCTTTATTGAAGGAAGACTATCGAGTCATAGCAGTGGATTTATGTGGTCATGGTCTTTCCAGTAAAAATCCAGGACCTTACAGTATAAAATTATTTGCCGAGGATATTTATCTATTCTTAGAATCCCTTAACATAGATCAAGCCCATTTTATGGGCCATTCTATGGGTGGTGTTATCTTACAGGAACTTGCAGTTAAACATCCGGAGAGGTTCAAATCCTTAACTTTAATATCCAGTTTCGCGTGCATTGACACCCCACTGGAGGAAGTTTTAATAAATCTTAAAGATATCCTCATTGAAGAAGGTTATAAAGCCTTTTTTGATGAGTGTCTTAAAGTAGCCAACTCTCCGGAATTTATCAGAAAGAACCGGGAATTATTTTCAAAGATTAGGGATGAAAACTCTAAAATTTGTTCAGTATCTTCAATTGTTGACACCATCAATGCCTGTTTAGATATTAAGCTCTGTTGTGATGTTAACCTTGCAGATTCCATTAAGGAAGATACAATTAAGGAAGATACAATTAAGGACATAAGAATACCCACCCTGGTTATTGCTGGAGAGAAGGATGTTTTCACTCCCACTCACCATGGGATGAAAATCCATGAAAGTATTCCCAACTCCAGAATGGAAATTATTGAAGGTGGATGCCATAATTTACTGGTGGAAAAGCCAGTTGAGATTTGTTCAGTTATAAAACGGTTCTTAGATGATTTATAAGCTTTTCAGAAGTTTAATAACTTAAATTACAGTAATTTAACCAGGTTTGAAATTTTCTCCAGTTTTTTATTCAGTGTAATTAGTGGTACATCTTCCCGGAGTGATGCACTCACAAAAAGTGCATCGTAGAAACTAATTTTGTTTTTTAAAGCCATCTGAAAGGATTCTTCCACCAGTTCCAGGGTGGGGATGACCTCACAGCTAGTTTCTATGAATTCCATGCTCATCTTGAGTGCTCTGGTGGTTATTTCCCGGTCTTCATTAAACAGGGTAACTCTTTTCCGGGCCACGTTAG harbors:
- a CDS encoding alpha/beta hydrolase, which encodes MKILLPRNLNLNYLEFGVGNPVVLIHGMGSDHTVWEGLIPLLKEDYRVIAVDLCGHGLSSKNPGPYSIKLFAEDIYLFLESLNIDQAHFMGHSMGGVILQELAVKHPERFKSLTLISSFACIDTPLEEVLINLKDILIEEGYKAFFDECLKVANSPEFIRKNRELFSKIRDENSKICSVSSIVDTINACLDIKLCCDVNLADSIKEDTIKEDTIKDIRIPTLVIAGEKDVFTPTHHGMKIHESIPNSRMEIIEGGCHNLLVEKPVEICSVIKRFLDDL
- a CDS encoding type II toxin-antitoxin system VapC family toxin, which codes for MPIKYVLDSSVIAAIFFQEPSSEKAARVVKNRELVTVDLARAEVANVARKRVTLFNEDREITTRALKMSMEFIETSCEVIPTLELVEESFQMALKNKISFYDALFVSASLREDVPLITLNKKLEKISNLVKLL